In Drosophila pseudoobscura strain MV-25-SWS-2005 chromosome 4, UCI_Dpse_MV25, whole genome shotgun sequence, the following proteins share a genomic window:
- the pr gene encoding 6-pyruvoyl tetrahydrobiopterin synthase produces MSQQPVAFLTRRETFSACHRLHSPQLTDAENLEVFGKCNNFNGHGHNYTVEITVRGPIDQRTGMVLNITELKDAIEAVIMKNLDHKNLDKDVEYFAKTPSTTENLAVYIWNNIRLQLKKPELLYEVKIHETPKNIISYRGPYALNGIYNPINKRIAHDSCTNISSDSD; encoded by the exons ATGTCTCAACAACCTGTTGCTTTCCTGACCCGCCGCGAAACCTTTAGCGCCTGCCATCGCCTGCATAG CCCCCAGTTAACCGATGCCGAGAATCTGGAAGTGTTTGGCAAATGCAATAATTTCAATGGCCATGGCCACAACTACACAG TGGAGATAACCGTTCGTGGACCCATTGATCAACGCACTGGAATGGTCCTAAACATAACCGAACTCAAGGATGCCATTGAGGCAGTCATAATGAAGAATCTAGATCACAAGAATCTTGATAAGGATGTGGAATACTTTGCCAAGACA CCCAGTACAACAGAGAATCTAGCCGTTTACATTTGGAACAACATACGGCTGCAGCTAAAGAAGCCCGAACTCCTGTACGAGGTGAAGATCCATGAGACACCAAAGAATATAATTAGTTATCGCGGACCCTATGCTCTCAATGGCATTTATAATCCTATAAACAAGCGCATTGCCCATGATTCCTGTACCAATATATCGTCCGATTCGGATTAG
- the neb gene encoding kinesin-like protein KIF14 has protein sequence MSNKSTPVRQRIQQFQTRGSGSMAQKSTPVSDASGGLRRKVLTKTPRQSSEEQQLLNTAFSNSVNSPQHKLRPTALNACYTPSSLYRPTAARMKTPSGKSSSSKPKDKDAMMMDSFHSVSEESNMIVAVRVRPLNAQECNRQQVTNVVQVHGNSNELTVQAGSSADASAGVTHFFSYDQVYYSCDPEKKNYAGQAKVFEGTAGPLIETAFDGYNACLFAYGQTGSGKSYSMMGIEALDDAALDGGPPHDEAGIIPRFCHELFRRIEAVRAEQQLQVEVEVSYFEIYNEKIHDLLSVQHATSSSVDSTPVQQQRPALKVREHPIFGPYVVDLSAHSVDSYSALRNWLAVGNSQRATASTAMNDKSSRSHSIFNIVLNLTDLSTDDGLTSDTDSESTASLKQTRRSKISLVDLAGSERISVSGSNGERIREGVSINKSLLTLGKVIAALADGRKAGGGNGPSTPSTFVPYRESVLTWLLRENLGGNSKTVMLATISPASIHADETLATLRYACKARSIVNRVKVNESPHDKIIRDLRAEVDRLKSLRNEYERQRRISGNKNNPSPRKIIIETSVDDSEVEGLRQQLAERERELIRAQKSWMEKLRDAEDQRKSELRLLRRKGLALELTADQKQACLVNLTADPILSGTLFYLLPPGLVRIGRGRLPGSANLQPDIVLDGPLVALQHCIIEHERSGKLYVIPDSEDFETYVNGELVAERRQLFHGDRLVIGGSHYFRISNPFCTHRAKTDQLVDFQLAHQEILQKQEQQLRSELEAEKLAALTRIEQERAQHARDYEERLQCLELEQFKYQCNSEMLETERQVLAQAQKEQQTPLKEEVGVSTPAQKSNLLEDIQRIMLNPSEESLHKTQLMVKEATQRCRQLGLQLEFRQTQAPDEFGLLRTVILILDKQRGLKAEWPIARLGVWLDLLRDNPDQTLNARTIFQSVEVNWEPLDADLNETLSDNHNSSRISLNLSAMLKQPLKRLLNVSTSSNTPRQTSTPSGKTPVSPSPGSKLVQYTKRLLTYDPEETTEGSQFQMLVHQELQMLQGSTQRLKRYCENALLERENQQDNGVLAISLQEALTRLDSVLHGMRSSLAQSEAAAGASSPTKTQKAVRFLID, from the exons atgagCAACAAGAGCACGCCAGTGCGTCAGCGCATCCAGCAATTCCAAACCCGCGGTAGCGGGAGCATGGCCCAAAAATCGACGCCGGTGTCAGATGCCAGCGGTGGACTGCGAAGAAAAGTCTTAACAAAGACGCCacgacagagcagcgaggagcagcagctcctgaACACGGCCTTCAGCAATTCCGTGAATTCCCCGCAGCATAAGCTAAGACCCACAGCCTTGAATGCCTGCTATACCCCGTCCTCTCTTTATAGACCCACGGCCGCAAGAATGAAAACCCCGAGTGGAAAATCCAGCTCGAGCAAACCGAAAGACAAAGACGCCATGATGATGGACTCCTTTCACAGTGTCTCCGAGGAGAGCAACATGATTGTGGCCGTTCGTGTGCGCCCCCTAAATGCCCAGGAATGTAACCGACAACAGGTCACGAATGTGGTGCAGGTCcatggcaacagcaacgagcTCACCGttcaggcaggcagcagtgcCGACGCTTCCGCCGGTGTGACCCACTTCTTCAGTTACGATCAAGTCTACTATTCCTGCGATCCGGAGAAGAAGAACTATGCCGGCCAGGCGAAAGTCTTTGAGGGCACAGCCGGTCCTCTAATAGAAACCGCCTTTGATGGCTACAATGCCTGCTTGTTTGCCTATGGCCAGACGGGCTCCGGCAAATCCTACAGCATGATGGGCATAGAGGCTTTGGATGATGCCGCCTTGGATGGCGGACCACCACATGACGAGGCTGGGATTATTCCCCGCTTCTGCCACGAGCTGTTCCGCAGAATAGAGGCCGTCAGGGCAGAACAGCAGCTCcaggtggaagtggaagtcaGCTATTTCGAGATCTACAACGAAAAGATCCACGACCTGTTGAGTGTGCAACATGCGACGTCCTCTTCGGTTGACTCCACGCctgtgcaacagcagcgaccGGCTCTAAAAGTGCGAGAGCATCCCATTTTCGGACCCTATGTGGTGGATCTGAGTGCCCACTCGGTGGACTCTTATTCAGCGCTACGCAATTGGCTAGCGGTGGGCAATTCCCAGCGGGCCACCGCCTCCACGGCCATGAACGACAAGAGCTCGCGCTCTCACTCCATCTTCAACATTGTTCTGAACCTCACAGATCTCTCCACTGATGATGGCTTGACCTCGGATACGGATTCTGAGAGCACTGCCTCTCTAAAACAAACGCGCAGGAGTAAAATCAGTCTCGTGGATCTGGCTGGCAGCGAACGCATCAGTGTCTCGGGATCGAATGGCGAGAGGATACGCGAGGGCGTTAGCATCAACAAGAGCCTCCTGACACTGGGAAAAGTCATTGCCGCCCTGGCAGATGGACGCAAAGCGGGCGGCGGCAATGGACCCTCGACGCCCAGCACCTTTGTTCCGTATAGGGAGAGCGTTCTCACCTGGCTATTGAGG GAAAATCTTGGCGGCAATTCAAAGACCGTTATGCTGGCCACCATCTCACCCGCCAGCATCCATGCGGACGAGACATTGGCCACCTTGCGCTACGCTTGCAAGGCGCGCTCCATCGTGAACCGCGTGAAGGTCAACGAGTCCCCACACGACAAGATCATCAGGGATCTGAGAGCAGAAGTGGATCGCCTGAAGTCCCTGAGGAACGAATATGAACGGCAGCGACGCATCTCGGGGAACAAAAACAACCCATCGCCACGGAAGATCATCATAGAGACCTCTGTGGATGACTCGGAGGTGGAGGGACTGCGCCAGCAGTTGGCCGAACGAGAAAGGGAGCTGATTCGAGCCCAGAAATCCTGGATGGAGAAGCTGCGCGATGCCGAGGATCAACGCAAGTCCGAGCTGCGTTTGCTCAGACGCAAAGGCCTGGCTCTGGAGCTGACTGCCGACCAGAAGCAGGCGTGCCTGGTCAATCTCACAGCAGATCCCATACTAAGTGGAACGCTGTTCTATCTGTTGCCCCCTGGTCTGGTACGCATTGGACGCGGGCGTCTACCGGGATCAGCCAACTTACAGCCGGATATCGTTTTGGATGGCCCTCTGGTGGCGCTCCAGCATTGTATCATCGAGCACGAACGCAGTGGCAAACTATATGTCATTCCAGACAGCGAGGACTTTGAGACCTATGTGAATGGCGAGCTGGTGGCGGAGAGACGACAGCTGTTCCATGGCGATCGTTTGGTGATCGGTGGCTCCCACTACTTCCGCATATCCAATCCTTTTTGCACGCACAGAGCCAAGACCGATCAGTTGGTTGACTTTCAGTTGGCCCACCAGGAGATCCTGCAgaagcaggaacagcagcttCGCTCCGAACTGGAGGCCGAGAAGTTGGCTGCCTTGACGCGCATCGAGCAGGAGCGTGCCCAGCATGCCAGGGACTATGAGGAGCGGTTGCAGTGCCTCGAGTTGGAGCAGTTCAAGTACCAGTGCAACAGCGAGATGCTGGAGACGGAACGTCAGGTTTTGGCCCAGGCCCAAAAGGAACAGCAAACGCCTCTGAAAGAGGAGGTGGGTGTGTCCACGCCAGCCCAGAAGTCCAACCTGCTGGAAGACATACAACGCATAATGCTGAATCCGAGCGAGGAAAGCCTGCACAAGACCCAACTGATGGTGAAGGAAGCCACCCAGCGCTGTCGCCAGCTGGGACTGCAATTGGAATTCCGGCAAACCCAAGCTCCAGATGAATTCGGCCTTCTGCGAACGGTGATACTGATTCTGGACAAGCAGCGTGGTCTCAAAGCCGAGTGGCCCATTGCCCGACTGGGCGTCTGGCTCGATTTGCTGAGAGATAATCCTGATCAGACGCTGAATGCCCGCACAATCTTTCAGAGCGTCGAGGTGAACTGGGAGCCATTAGATGCAGATCTAAACGAGACGCTAAGCGACAACCACAATTCTAGTCGAATTTCCTTGAATCTGAGTGCCATGCTCAAGCAGCCATTGAAGAGGCTTCTCAATGTGTCCACAAGTAGCAACACACCACGTCAGACATCTACACCTTCGGGCAAAACCCCGGTTAGTCCCTCGCCAGGGAGCAAATTAGTTCAATACACCAAGCGCTTGCTAACCTACGACCCCGAGGAGACCACAGAGGGCAGCCAATTCCAGATGCTCGTCCACCAGGAGCTCCAGATGTTGCAGGGATCGACCCAGCGGCTGAAGCGTTACTGCGAGAACGCTCTACTCGAGCGGGAGAATCAACAGGACAACGGAGTACTGGCCATCAGCTTACAGGAGGCTCTGACACGCCTAGACAGTGTGCTCCACGGCATGCGGAGCTCGCTGGCACAGTCAGAGGCTGCAGCCGGTGCCAGCTCACCGACGAAGACACAGAAAGCAGTGCGCTTTCTTATCGATTGA
- the fok gene encoding uncharacterized protein fok isoform X3 produces the protein MDVWGFCVSDSTMSYGGSMRSGYYRDYEQFPYGTLESSSAASSCAVKDSYSRVQAHKDGKRLGMKGTCKCEPTACKCGKRRQQQQQQLKLLLSQLRRRDNLSSVILF, from the exons ATGGATGTTTGGGGCTTTTGTGTCAGCGACTCGACCATGTCGTATGGCGGGTCCATGCGCAGCGGCTATTACCGCGACTACGAGCAGTTCCCGTATGGCACACTGGAGTCGTCCAGCGCAGCATCCTCATGTGCCGTCAAGGATTCCTACAGTCGCGTCCAAG CCCATAAGGATGGCAAGAGATTGGGCATGAAAGGCACTTGCAAGTGCGAGCCAACGGCCTGTAAATGTGGCAAgaggcgacagcagcagcagcaacaactgaaATTATTGTTGTCCCAACTCCGAAGACGCGATAACTTATCAAGTGTTATATTATTTTAG
- the fok gene encoding uncharacterized protein fok isoform X2 has product MLKRLLKKLKNPSEGSSKAHKDGKRLGMKGTCKCEPTACKCGKRRQQQQQQLKLLLSQLRRRDNLSSVILF; this is encoded by the exons ATGTTGAAGCGCTTGctaaaaaaactgaaaaatccTTCAGAAGGCAGTTCTAAAG CCCATAAGGATGGCAAGAGATTGGGCATGAAAGGCACTTGCAAGTGCGAGCCAACGGCCTGTAAATGTGGCAAgaggcgacagcagcagcagcaacaactgaaATTATTGTTGTCCCAACTCCGAAGACGCGATAACTTATCAAGTGTTATATTATTTTAG
- the fok gene encoding uncharacterized protein fok isoform X1 — translation MDVWGFCVSDSTMSYGGSMRSGYYRDYEQFPYGTLESSSAASSCAVKDSYSRVQEKFKQTKSEKQLRKDCPFCKEHKKRPLINYMRKRQQRKHNDSICEDEEEMHEHEDEGVHQQQQTPTLASVLPTQQSCKV, via the exons ATGGATGTTTGGGGCTTTTGTGTCAGCGACTCGACCATGTCGTATGGCGGGTCCATGCGCAGCGGCTATTACCGCGACTACGAGCAGTTCCCGTATGGCACACTGGAGTCGTCCAGCGCAGCATCCTCATGTGCCGTCAAGGATTCCTACAGTCGCGTCCAAG AGAAATTCAAGCAAACTAAATCAGAGAAACAGCTGCGCAAGGACTGTCCCTTCTGCAAGGAGCACAAGAAGCGGCCACTCATCAATTACATGCGTAAGCGGCAGCAGAGAAAGCACAATGACAGCATCTgtgaggacgaggaggagatgCACGAGCACGAGGATGAGGGGgtacaccagcagcagcagaccccAACGCTGGCGTCAGTCCTGCCCACGCAGCAGAGCTGCAAGGTGTGA
- the LOC4816704 gene encoding PI-PLC X domain-containing protein 2 isoform X1 has product MSKEHWMRDLPPELRDMSIINLAIPGSHNSMTYGINGSSQLAPDAEPAIRRWYRFFPCFVRRWSKTQSSSIIEQLSLGVRYFDLRIAQRDEKFYYCHALFAMEIFEPLIELRQFLDSHPEELVVLDMQHFYDLTPNHHQQLHKELIQFFGHRLYSTTEGSLLDCTLNRCLEMQRQVVIIYRRCPIPLPLRFWPSFAWPTPWPNKASVKKLQSFLEDSLLSRQPQQGYVSQCLITPTGRYIAFRVFFSLKRTARRVDKKLYPWITEQTPGPFDPKEKPRVNVFLGDFVELKDGQFCNWVMDLNSKLEPEEEDEAAI; this is encoded by the exons ATGTCCAAGGAGCATTGGATGCGCGACCTGCCGCCCGAATTGCGGGACATGTCAATAATTAATTTGGCCATTCCAG GTTCACACAATTCCATGACCTATGGAATAAACGGCAGCTCCCAACTAGCGCCAGATGCGGAGCCAGCTATCCGACGATGGTATCGCTTCTTTCCCTGCTTTGTACGTCGATGGAGCAAGACACAATCCTCCAGCATCATAGAGCAACTGAGTCTCGGGGTTCGCTACTTCGATTTAAGGATAGCTCAAAGGGACGAAAAGTTCTACTACTGCCATGCCCTGTTTGCCATGGAAATCTTTGAGCCGCTAATAGAACTCCGTCAGTTCTTGGACAGCCATCCTGAGGAGCTGGTCGTCCTGGATATGCAGCACTTCTATGACTTGACCCCGAACCACCATCAGCAGCTACACAAGGAGTTGATACAATTCTTCGGTCATAGGCTGTACTCCACCACAGAGGGCTCCCTGCTCGACTGCACACTGAACCGCTGCCTGGAAATGCAACGCCAGGTGGTGATCATATACCGAAGATGCCCCATTCCGTTGCCGCTGCGCTTCTGGCCCAGCTTTGCCTGGCCCACTCCTTGGCCGAACAAGGCGAGCGTGAAGAAGTTGCAGTCGTTTCTTGAGGATTCATTGCTCTCCCGCCAGCCGCAGCAGGGCTATGTGTCCCAGTGCCTTATCACACCAACTGGTCGATACATAGCCTTTCGGGTTTTCTTCTCTCTGAAGCGCACAGCCAGGCGTGTGGATAAAAAGCTTTATCCCTGGATCACGGAACAAACTCCAGGTCCCTTTGACCCGAAGGAGAAGCCTCGTGTAAATGTATTTCTAGGTGATTTTGTAGAGCTTAAGGACGGACAGTTTTGCAATTGGGTAATGGATTTGAACAGCAAACTGGAGCCGGAGGAAGAGGACGAGGCAGCTATTTGA
- the LOC4816704 gene encoding PI-PLC X domain-containing protein 2 isoform X2, whose protein sequence is MTYGINGSSQLAPDAEPAIRRWYRFFPCFVRRWSKTQSSSIIEQLSLGVRYFDLRIAQRDEKFYYCHALFAMEIFEPLIELRQFLDSHPEELVVLDMQHFYDLTPNHHQQLHKELIQFFGHRLYSTTEGSLLDCTLNRCLEMQRQVVIIYRRCPIPLPLRFWPSFAWPTPWPNKASVKKLQSFLEDSLLSRQPQQGYVSQCLITPTGRYIAFRVFFSLKRTARRVDKKLYPWITEQTPGPFDPKEKPRVNVFLGDFVELKDGQFCNWVMDLNSKLEPEEEDEAAI, encoded by the coding sequence ATGACCTATGGAATAAACGGCAGCTCCCAACTAGCGCCAGATGCGGAGCCAGCTATCCGACGATGGTATCGCTTCTTTCCCTGCTTTGTACGTCGATGGAGCAAGACACAATCCTCCAGCATCATAGAGCAACTGAGTCTCGGGGTTCGCTACTTCGATTTAAGGATAGCTCAAAGGGACGAAAAGTTCTACTACTGCCATGCCCTGTTTGCCATGGAAATCTTTGAGCCGCTAATAGAACTCCGTCAGTTCTTGGACAGCCATCCTGAGGAGCTGGTCGTCCTGGATATGCAGCACTTCTATGACTTGACCCCGAACCACCATCAGCAGCTACACAAGGAGTTGATACAATTCTTCGGTCATAGGCTGTACTCCACCACAGAGGGCTCCCTGCTCGACTGCACACTGAACCGCTGCCTGGAAATGCAACGCCAGGTGGTGATCATATACCGAAGATGCCCCATTCCGTTGCCGCTGCGCTTCTGGCCCAGCTTTGCCTGGCCCACTCCTTGGCCGAACAAGGCGAGCGTGAAGAAGTTGCAGTCGTTTCTTGAGGATTCATTGCTCTCCCGCCAGCCGCAGCAGGGCTATGTGTCCCAGTGCCTTATCACACCAACTGGTCGATACATAGCCTTTCGGGTTTTCTTCTCTCTGAAGCGCACAGCCAGGCGTGTGGATAAAAAGCTTTATCCCTGGATCACGGAACAAACTCCAGGTCCCTTTGACCCGAAGGAGAAGCCTCGTGTAAATGTATTTCTAGGTGATTTTGTAGAGCTTAAGGACGGACAGTTTTGCAATTGGGTAATGGATTTGAACAGCAAACTGGAGCCGGAGGAAGAGGACGAGGCAGCTATTTGA
- the nesd gene encoding protein nessun dorma, with the protein MEVYTFEKSFLERLKEAEAVLSWDGAVMPASQVRSEWKSFVELQIEPAGWQAIWKIPRVICEDLKLRYPTIVYGYVEQVIFDELKAVFVVTAVQDNDVHLPESNEVSLIELWPTIKQENEALNVDTTAECIDRLRFFYCHVWMPWDKDYDDDRDWVQMHLQARIQLACDLSKNKLSRPLALHMRTLLMEAKYIQQRLEYLELDLSDAEVESDDEAVELNDNAAEPARKQPKPGSANGSLNVSTLPVTDLMCLHLRMAIIRSEFEILENPEMRRAYSELQSNSLKRHLLQRSVGRLTELPLTERTPICHVVTVPGKLQQQMDLLTLAKEQVKPDTQVQLANTLQDVLSICRSDDDILLSPGEHTIKFLEHLNNNGSLKGLVKSEAILVAEPQLPNLPVVCSSDEESTLLVIDGNYTLSHLVLDCRHVRRGILLRSGTLTVRGCRLLGDGNASTQEGIVCMPNASVEMRGCIIENFAVGISMRPRSSAELGNVQVKSCNTGVELLDKTVSLNLQGSKCSFDNCKIGIMADNLALPGKDDKVLVLRQYSELKRYNDNNWLGNCNFMDCTKNVRVFNKSDQLLAQHSQQRLLDDELEGENKENIDTA; encoded by the exons ATGGAAGTATACACTTTTGAAAAATCATTTTTGGAGCGCCTCAAAGAAGCCGAGGCAGTGTTGTCCTGGGATGGGGCCGTGATGCCCGCCTCCCAAGTGCGATCCGAGTGGAAATCCTTTGTTGAGCTTCAGATTGAACCAGCAG GTTGGCAGGCGATCTGGAAAATACCTCGCGTCATCTGCGAGGATCTCAAGCTACGATATCCAACCATTGTCTATGGGTATGTTGAGCAGGTCATATTTGACGAGCTGAAGGCGGTGTTTGTGGTCACAGCCGTGCAGGATAATGATGTTCACTTGCCGGAGAGCAACGAGGTGTCCTTGATCGAGCTGTGGCCCACCATCAAGCAGGAGAACGAAGCCCTAAATGTGGACACCACTGCAGAGTGCATTGATCGCCTGCGCTTCTTTTACTGTCACGTCTGGATGCCGTGGGACAAGGACTATGATGACGATCGCGATTGGGTGCAGATGCACTTGCAGGCTCGCATTCAGTTGGCCTGTGATCTGAGCAAGAATAAGCTGTCTCGCCCTCTGGCTTTGCACATGCGCACGCTCCTGATGGAGGCCAAGTATATACAGCAACGTCTGGAGTATTTGGAACTAGATCTGAGCGATGCCGAGGTCGAGAGCGATGACGAGGCCGTCGAGCTGAATGACAATGCCGCCGAGCCGGCAAGGAAGCAGCCCAAGCCAGGCAGCGCCAACGGCAGCTTGAATGTATCCACATTGCCCGTCACGGATCTGATGTGCCTTCACCTGCGTATGGCCATTATTCGCAGTGAATTTGAGATTCTGGAGAATCCCGAAATGAGGCGTGCCTACAGTGAGCTGCAGTCGAACTCCCTGAAGCGTCATCTCTTGCAGCGAAGCGTGGGAAGGCTGACGGAGCTTCCTCTAACGGAGCGTACTCCCATTTGCCATGTGGTCACAGTTCCGGGCAAGCTACAGCAGCAGATGGACTTGCTGACGCTGGCCAAGGAGCAAGTGAAACCGGACACGCAGGTTCAGTTGGCCAACACCTTGCAGGATGTTCTGAGCATATGCCGGAGCGACGATGATATTTTGCTCTCACCCGGCGAGCATACAATCAAATTCCTCGAACACCTcaacaacaatggcagccTCAAGGGGCTTGTTAAGTCCGAGGCCATATTGGTTGCCGAACCACAGCTCCCAAACTTGCCTGTAGTGTGCTCCAGCGATGAGGAGAGCACTCTTCTCGTCATCGATGGGAACTACACGCTCTCGCACCTAGTTCTCGACTGCCGTCATGTGCGCAGGGGCATTCTGCTGCGCAGTGGAACGCTCACCGTGCGCGGGTGTCGTCTGCTGGGCGACGGCAACGCCAGCACTCAAGAAGGCATTGTTTGCATGCCGAATGCCAGCGTAGAGATGCGTGGCTGCATCATTGAGAACTTTGCCGTGGGCATTTCGATGCGGCCTCGCTCCAGCGCAGAGTTGGGCAATGTTCAAGTGAAGAGCTGCAATACAGGAGTGGAGCTGCTGGACAAGACAGTTTCGTTGAATCTACAGGGTAGCAAATGTAGCTTTGACAACTGCAAAATAGGTATAATGGCTGATAACTTGGCCTTGCCTGGAAAAGACGATAAGGTGCTGGTCCTAAGGCAATACAGCGAACTAAAGCG CTACAACGACAACAATTGGCTGGGAAACTGCAATTTCATGGATTGCACAAAAAATGTGCGAGTTTTCAATAAATCTGATCAGCTGCTGGCTCAGCATTCTCAGCAACGTCTCCTAGACGATGAGCTGGAGGGCGAAAACAAAGAGAACATTGATACTGCTTAA
- the Taf13 gene encoding transcription initiation factor TFIID subunit 13: MASNNMPEENFEGGDFNFDDDADDEQLVATNSGRKRLFSKELRCMMFGFGDDKNPYTETVDLLEDLVIEYIAETTHRAMEIGRTGRVQVEDIIFLVRKDQRKYARVKDLLTMNEELKKARKAFDEIKYVGNEGKLK, encoded by the exons ATGGCCTCAAACAACATGCCTGAAGAGAATTTCGAGGGCGGAGAC TTCAACTTTGACGACGATGCCGATGATGAGCAATTGGTGGCCACAAATTCGGGAAGGAAGCGCCTTTTTAGCAAA GAGTTGCGCTGCATGATGTTTGGCTTTGGCGATGATAAAAATCCCTATACGGAGACAGTGGATTTGCTCGAAGATCTGGTCATAGAATATATAGCAGAGACGACACATCGTGCCATGGAAATTGGGCGGACAGGTCGCGTGCAAGTAGAGGATATTATCTTTCTGGTGCGCAAGGATCAACGCAAATACGCAAGGGTCAAGGACTTGCTGACCATGAACGAGGAGCTGAAAAAGGCGCGAAAGGCCTTCGATGAGATCAAATACGTCGGTAACGAGGGAAAACTCAAATGA
- the Pyroxd1 gene encoding pyridine nucleotide-disulfide oxidoreductase domain-containing protein 1, with translation MSRDCNFLVVGGGIAGVSCAETLAICCPSSSILLLTESSIVKSVTNLVPVARYLHKFDVREKDVNEIGASIATIVDQLEYINSREHWARTKTGVILKYRYICVCTGGSPKLFNSGHAESRIIGIRDTDSVLELQKRLLTAKDVLILGNGGIASELAYELKDVNVHWVVKDSHISATFVDPGAAEFFQLARSELEKPTITETAIKRMRYGELTPPDKKESKQGAALGPDWHSNYDLSGGSKDAGKVLPKMYYKSNIADYHMLPEEGRLSIKLSHDDGSTEKLTCDFIVSATGVQPRHEFATDFPPKLADDGGLSVDEMMRTDLPDVYAAGDVCSAAWEPAPHWFQMRLWTQARQMGSMAGRSMSAAFEGEPIYQDFCFELFGHVTQLFGYPVVLLGRFNGQGLGRDYELLVRCTRNKEYIKFVLQNGRLRGAILIGDTDLAETCENLILNGIDLEPYGDDILNPDIDIEDYFD, from the coding sequence ATGTCGCGCGACTGCAACTTCTTGGTCGTTGGCGGTGGGATTGCTGGCGTTAGTTGTGCCGAAACATTGGCCATATGCTGCCCCTCATCGTCCATTTTGCTGCTCACTGAATCCAGCATTGTGAAGAGTGTTACCAATCTCGTGCCCGTCGCCCGCTATCTTCACAAATTCGATGTGCGGGAGAAAGATGTCAACGAAATTGGCGCCAGCATAGCAACAATTGTGGACCAACTGGAGTACATCAACAGCCGGGAACACTGGGCACGCACCAAGACGGGTGTTATACTAAAATATCGATACATCTGCGTGTGCACCGGAGGATCACCAAAGTTATTCAATTCCGGCCATGCCGAGTCACGCATCATTGGCATCCGCGATACTGATTCCGTGTTGGAACTCCAAAAGAGACTGCTCACAGCCAAGGATGTCTTGATTCTGGGCAATGGCGGCATTGCCAGTGAGCTGGCCTACGAGCTGAAGGATGTTAATGTCCACTGGGTGGTGAAAGATTCGCATATATCCGCCACTTTTGTGGATCCGGGAGCTGCGGAGTTCTTCCAGCTGGCCAGGAGTGAGCTGGAGAAGCCAACAATCACGGAAACTGCCATTAAACGGATGCGCTATGGTGAACTCACGCCCCCAGACAAGAAAGAGAGTAAGCAAGGAGCCGCTTTGGGTCCGGACTGGCACAGCAATTACGATTTGAGTGGCGGTTCAAAAGATGCGGGCAAAGTACTACCGAAAATGTACTACAAATCGAATATAGCGGATTACCATATGCTCCCAGAGGAAGGAAGACTTAGTATTAAGTTGAGCCACGACGATGGTAGCACGGAGAAGCTGACCTGTGATTTTATTGTGTCTGCAACTGGTGTCCAGCCACGGCATGAGTTTGCAACTGATTTCCCGCCAAAATTAGCAGACGATGGCGGGCTTTCTGTGGATGAAATGATGAGGACCGATTTGCCAGATGTCTATGCGGCGGGCGATGTCTGTTCTGCAGCGTGGGAGCCTGCTCCCCACTGGTTCCAAATGCGCCTGTGGACACAGGCCAGGCAAATGGGTTCTATGGCTGGACGCAGTATGTCCGCCGCTTTCGAGGGAGAGCCCATTTATCAGGACTTTTGTTTTGAGCTCTTCGGGCATGTGACGCAGCTGTTTGGCTACCCTGTAGTACTTCTTGGCCGCTTCAATGGCCAGGGTCTGGGCCGTGACTATGAACTACTGGTTCGCTGTACCCGCAACAAGGAATACATCAAGTTTGTGCTGCAAAATGGAAGACTGCGCGGGGCCATATTGATTGGGGACACCGATCTGGCAGAGACCTGCGAGAATCTTATATTAAATGGCATCGATCTGGAGCCGTATGGCGATGATATACTTAATCCTGATATTGACATTGAAGACtattttgattaa